One segment of Maridesulfovibrio ferrireducens DNA contains the following:
- a CDS encoding diguanylate cyclase → MAKKIIECSSRPMKVLIVEDSMTFSGILKRCIKSSLNVESLVFGDYASAEEFLNNNECEFFAALLDINLPDAPNGEIVDLVVSKNIPSIVFTGELSDDLRDIMWAKRIVDYVPKENFGNIEHVINLVDRLRKNINTKVLVVDDSSTSRNLCRALLDVCNFQVIEAVNGQEGLDLINSDNEIRLVIADHYMPIMDGLTLVKEIRRKFSKSALPIIGLSGVGGATTSAYFLKAGANDYIHKPFLVEEFYCRVSHNIENSEYISTIKEMSEIDYLTGICNRRSFFKFGEKLFSQQQRSGATMVAAMIDIDEFKNCNDTYGHIVGDEVIKDVADLLASRFRKGDVVSRYGGDEFCLLCADMKPEEIKHVFDSVKDDIDNKIIKVGEHEIFVTVSIGVCSTMMPSLDEMVLVADKMLYDAKDSGRNQVSYSD, encoded by the coding sequence ATGGCTAAAAAAATAATTGAGTGCTCTTCTCGGCCTATGAAAGTTCTTATAGTCGAAGATAGCATGACTTTTTCTGGTATTCTTAAAAGATGCATAAAATCTAGTCTGAACGTTGAAAGTTTAGTGTTTGGTGATTACGCTAGTGCTGAAGAATTTCTTAATAATAATGAATGTGAATTTTTTGCAGCCTTGCTGGATATTAACTTACCTGATGCTCCCAACGGAGAGATTGTTGATCTGGTTGTAAGCAAGAATATACCATCTATTGTGTTTACTGGGGAACTTAGTGATGATCTACGTGATATCATGTGGGCCAAACGTATTGTTGACTATGTACCCAAGGAAAATTTCGGAAACATTGAGCATGTCATAAATTTAGTGGACAGGCTTAGAAAGAATATTAATACCAAGGTTCTTGTCGTAGATGATTCCAGTACTAGCCGAAATCTTTGTCGAGCCTTACTCGATGTCTGCAATTTTCAGGTTATCGAAGCTGTGAACGGGCAAGAGGGCTTGGATTTGATTAATTCTGATAATGAGATTCGTCTCGTCATTGCTGATCATTATATGCCGATAATGGATGGCTTGACTCTTGTAAAAGAGATTCGTCGTAAATTTTCAAAGTCAGCTCTTCCTATAATTGGGTTGTCCGGGGTTGGCGGGGCTACCACTTCAGCTTATTTTTTGAAAGCCGGGGCTAATGATTATATTCATAAACCGTTTCTTGTTGAAGAATTTTACTGCCGAGTCTCTCATAATATTGAAAATTCCGAGTATATCAGCACAATAAAAGAAATGTCTGAGATCGACTATCTTACCGGAATTTGCAACAGGCGTTCATTTTTTAAATTTGGTGAAAAGCTTTTTTCTCAGCAGCAGCGCAGCGGGGCTACTATGGTGGCTGCCATGATCGATATTGACGAGTTTAAAAATTGTAATGACACTTATGGTCATATTGTCGGGGATGAAGTCATTAAAGATGTTGCTGATTTGTTGGCTAGTCGTTTTCGTAAGGGAGATGTTGTGTCTCGCTACGGTGGCGATGAATTTTGTTTGTTGTGTGCAGATATGAAGCCTGAGGAAATTAAGCATGTCTTTGACAGTGTTAAGGATGACATCGATAATAAAATCATAAAAGTGGGTGAGCATGAAATTTTTGTAACAGTAAGTATCGGTGTTTGCTCCACGATGATGCCTTCTTTAGATGAAATGGTCCTTGTTGCTGACAAGATGTTGTATGATGCCAAAGACAGTGGACGTAATCAGGTGTCTTATAGTGATTAA